The Pyrococcus kukulkanii genome contains a region encoding:
- the cas6 gene encoding CRISPR-associated endoribonuclease Cas6, with protein sequence MRLKLTLHFERPFLIPYNYPRPLYGFVINAIKLGDERIAKRLHDNKKDVKFVLSKLYPVGKARRTEKGLLVESRMVELYFGTTERAIVEALISGMTLGKGELHIAGQKLAGFSAEFMKAPKRLSGRRLRTLSPVSVYHNSPPNGFKQWDLSPIGQPNSPFENEPAVWRELVFRNLMAKYLMVYGEPYEGDFGIDVFPGSVRSKMFTIKRDKRTGKLTRVRAWEFEFRMWGDEKLLRVAYDLGLGMRNPHGFGMIGA encoded by the coding sequence ATGAGACTTAAACTTACCCTTCACTTTGAGCGGCCCTTTTTAATACCCTACAACTACCCGCGCCCACTCTACGGCTTCGTCATTAATGCAATTAAACTCGGAGACGAGAGGATCGCCAAGAGACTTCACGACAACAAGAAGGACGTTAAGTTCGTCCTCTCAAAACTTTATCCCGTTGGAAAGGCAAGAAGGACCGAAAAGGGACTCTTAGTGGAATCCAGAATGGTTGAGCTGTACTTTGGGACAACAGAGCGGGCAATAGTAGAGGCACTAATCTCCGGAATGACTCTTGGAAAAGGTGAGCTCCACATTGCTGGACAGAAGCTGGCTGGCTTCAGCGCCGAATTTATGAAAGCTCCGAAGCGCCTTTCTGGCAGAAGGCTCAGAACACTCTCACCCGTCAGCGTCTACCACAACAGCCCGCCAAACGGCTTCAAGCAGTGGGATCTCTCACCCATAGGACAGCCAAACAGTCCCTTCGAGAATGAACCGGCGGTATGGAGAGAGCTTGTCTTTAGGAACCTCATGGCAAAGTACCTGATGGTTTATGGTGAGCCCTACGAGGGTGATTTTGGAATTGATGTCTTTCCTGGGAGCGTAAGGAGCAAGATGTTCACAATCAAGCGTGATAAGAGGACCGGAAAGCTCACAAGAGTTCGAGCGTGGGAGTTTGAGTTCAGAATGTGGGGAGATGAGAAGCTCCTCCGCGTCGCCTACGACCTCGGCCTCGGCATGAGGAACCCTCACGGGTTTGGGATGATAGGAGCTTAG
- a CDS encoding dipeptidase, with the protein MIFDAHSDLPTYVYEERGKGKTRILEEKFNEFFNGISARVMSIWSRPEKRPVILRYTLEAINRLFKDVEESRKFEIVGNVKEMEEAIKAGKVAFWLGIEGGEPVESLDVLEVLYSLGLRVLTLTWSLRNQIGDGVFERTKGGLTNFGVEVVGKAEELGIILDLSHINEAGFWDTLDVTGFPVIASHSNAKTLCDNPRNLTDEQIKAIAERDGVIGAVAIPAFVDKEKPTIEKYVEHIEYMVNLVGYKHVGLGFDFVYYLPGWSGKSIEGLENESKIPKLVELLNERFSKKEVEGITFENFKRVFERVIG; encoded by the coding sequence ATGATATTTGATGCCCACTCGGATTTGCCTACCTATGTATACGAAGAGAGAGGAAAAGGGAAAACAAGAATTCTTGAAGAAAAGTTCAATGAATTTTTCAATGGGATATCCGCAAGGGTTATGAGCATCTGGAGCAGGCCGGAGAAGAGGCCAGTAATCCTTAGATATACCCTTGAAGCTATAAACAGGCTTTTCAAAGATGTTGAAGAGAGCAGGAAATTTGAGATAGTTGGAAACGTGAAGGAAATGGAAGAGGCCATCAAGGCAGGAAAAGTGGCATTCTGGCTTGGAATTGAAGGAGGAGAACCCGTGGAGAGCTTAGATGTCCTTGAGGTGCTTTACTCTCTGGGGTTAAGGGTTCTCACGCTAACATGGAGCTTAAGAAATCAGATTGGAGATGGCGTTTTCGAGAGAACCAAGGGGGGCCTAACTAACTTCGGAGTTGAAGTGGTTGGTAAGGCTGAAGAGTTGGGAATAATTCTTGATCTAAGCCATATAAATGAAGCAGGGTTCTGGGACACCTTAGACGTAACTGGCTTTCCCGTAATAGCATCCCATTCAAACGCAAAAACACTGTGCGACAACCCAAGAAACCTAACAGATGAGCAGATAAAGGCGATAGCTGAAAGAGATGGAGTTATCGGAGCAGTTGCAATTCCCGCCTTTGTTGACAAAGAAAAGCCAACGATAGAGAAGTACGTCGAGCATATTGAATACATGGTGAACCTCGTGGGATACAAGCACGTGGGGCTTGGATTTGACTTTGTCTACTATCTCCCAGGATGGAGTGGAAAGAGCATTGAAGGTCTTGAAAATGAGTCAAAAATACCAAAGCTAGTAGAATTGCTAAATGAGAGGTTCAGCAAAAAGGAGGTTGAGGGAATAACATTCGAAAACTTCAAGAGGGTGTTTGAAAGGGTAATTGGCTGA
- the aspS gene encoding aspartate--tRNA(Asn) ligase, with product MLRTHYSSEITEELNGKRVKVAGWVQEVKDLGGIKFVWIRDREGIVQVTAPKKRVSQEIFKLIPKLNSEDVVAVEGIVNFTPKAKLGFEIIPEKFEIISRAQTPLPLDPTGKVKAELDTRLDNRFMDVRNPKVMAIFKIRSNVFRAVREFFYNEGFIEIHTPKIIATATEGGTELFPMRYFENDAFLAQSPQLYKQMMMATGLDKVFEIAPIFRAEEHNTTRHLNEAWSIDAEMAFIENEEEVMDLLEKLVVYTIKYVRENNEKELKILEFELEEPKQPFPRITYDKALEILADLGKEIPWGEDIDTEGEKLLGKYMKENEGVDLYFIYRYPSEAKPFYIMKYDDKPEICRAFDLEYRGIEISSGGQREHKHDILVEQIKEKGLNPESFEFYLKAFRYGMPPHGGFGLGAERLIMRMLDIGNIREVILFPRDRRRLVP from the coding sequence ATGTTAAGGACGCACTATTCTAGCGAGATAACCGAGGAGCTCAACGGGAAGAGGGTTAAGGTTGCCGGCTGGGTTCAGGAGGTCAAGGACCTGGGGGGAATAAAGTTCGTCTGGATAAGGGACAGGGAAGGGATAGTGCAGGTAACGGCCCCGAAGAAGAGGGTTTCCCAAGAGATATTCAAGCTCATCCCCAAGCTCAACAGCGAGGATGTAGTGGCAGTTGAGGGCATAGTTAACTTCACTCCCAAAGCAAAGCTTGGCTTCGAGATAATTCCAGAGAAGTTTGAAATAATAAGCAGGGCTCAGACACCCCTTCCCCTTGATCCTACAGGAAAGGTCAAAGCTGAGCTTGACACTAGACTAGACAATAGGTTCATGGACGTGAGAAATCCGAAGGTCATGGCAATATTCAAGATAAGATCGAACGTGTTTAGGGCCGTGAGGGAGTTCTTCTACAATGAAGGCTTCATAGAGATCCACACGCCAAAGATAATTGCCACGGCAACCGAGGGAGGAACTGAATTATTTCCAATGAGGTACTTCGAGAACGATGCCTTCCTTGCTCAATCACCGCAACTTTACAAGCAGATGATGATGGCAACCGGGCTTGATAAGGTCTTTGAGATAGCCCCAATCTTTAGGGCTGAAGAGCACAACACTACGAGGCACCTAAATGAGGCTTGGAGCATAGACGCAGAGATGGCTTTCATAGAGAACGAGGAGGAAGTTATGGATCTCCTCGAGAAGTTAGTCGTCTACACGATCAAGTATGTGAGAGAGAACAACGAGAAGGAGCTTAAGATCCTAGAATTCGAGCTTGAAGAACCAAAGCAACCCTTCCCTAGGATAACGTACGATAAGGCCCTCGAGATTTTGGCTGATTTGGGTAAGGAGATTCCCTGGGGTGAGGATATAGATACCGAGGGGGAGAAGTTGTTAGGCAAGTACATGAAGGAGAACGAGGGAGTAGACTTGTACTTCATCTACAGGTACCCGAGCGAGGCCAAGCCGTTCTACATAATGAAGTACGATGATAAGCCCGAAATATGTAGGGCCTTCGATCTAGAGTACAGGGGCATTGAGATAAGTTCAGGAGGACAGAGGGAACACAAGCACGACATCTTAGTCGAACAGATAAAGGAGAAGGGGCTCAATCCGGAGAGCTTCGAGTTCTACCTAAAAGCTTTCAGGTACGGAATGCCACCCCATGGAGGCTTTGGACTTGGAGCCGAGAGGCTGATAATGAGGATGCTTGACATTGGAAATATTAGGGAGGTCATACTGTTCCCCAGGGACAGGAGAAGGCTAGTTCCTTAA
- the cas8a2 gene encoding type I-A CRISPR-associated protein Cas8a2/Csa4 gives MKIFKTPGIDEIFDLYVAYGYVESLIRSGASEVELVPAGGTYEVHGDADFREGLIDALREMLSMHIALARYSPKEGGKLISDVDFSAGANVNPSSWDSIPNHLQKIQERIKLNKPLKGIGGNRGITIPLALMPSAGKFLLKHFGVEGQNPVRAKTEEEILAYALAWVGFHHYTPYIRYNKGNTTWVHIYQIAPVEPIETFELLALKDLKKHLPHYYEERMGFLANRRLALLYHLLHTESLGALEVLTSKEFVIRSYTLEKAGNNQAIRSFGEENIGKLMDFLWKLKAKSTYHTVRFLDSLLRKDSDAALTLVDAVLNDRPEGLYMALRVARRSGVVSSRSVIEGMEAFIDET, from the coding sequence ATGAAAATTTTCAAAACCCCTGGAATTGACGAGATTTTTGATCTCTACGTTGCGTATGGGTACGTGGAGAGCTTGATAAGAAGTGGGGCAAGCGAGGTAGAGCTGGTCCCTGCTGGAGGGACTTATGAAGTCCACGGGGATGCTGATTTCAGGGAAGGCCTTATTGACGCTCTTAGAGAGATGCTCTCTATGCACATCGCCCTCGCGAGATACTCCCCCAAAGAAGGTGGAAAACTCATAAGCGACGTGGATTTCAGCGCGGGTGCAAACGTCAATCCAAGTTCTTGGGACAGTATCCCAAATCATCTACAAAAAATCCAGGAGCGGATAAAGCTAAACAAGCCCCTAAAGGGTATCGGAGGGAATAGAGGAATTACGATACCCTTGGCACTTATGCCTTCTGCGGGGAAATTTCTCCTCAAGCATTTTGGGGTAGAAGGTCAAAATCCGGTAAGAGCAAAAACTGAAGAGGAAATTTTAGCCTACGCCCTTGCTTGGGTCGGCTTCCACCATTATACTCCCTACATCAGGTACAACAAGGGGAACACTACGTGGGTGCATATCTACCAGATTGCACCAGTAGAGCCCATTGAGACCTTCGAGCTCCTCGCGCTTAAGGATCTCAAAAAGCACCTGCCCCACTACTACGAGGAGCGCATGGGCTTCCTCGCTAACCGCAGGTTGGCGTTGCTTTATCACTTGTTGCACACGGAGAGCCTTGGCGCACTGGAAGTCCTTACGAGTAAAGAATTCGTAATCCGTTCATATACCCTTGAAAAGGCCGGTAACAATCAAGCAATACGCTCCTTTGGAGAGGAGAACATCGGAAAGCTTATGGACTTCCTCTGGAAACTCAAAGCTAAGAGCACTTACCATACCGTTCGCTTTCTCGACTCCCTCCTGCGGAAAGACAGCGACGCTGCACTCACTCTTGTTGATGCAGTCCTGAATGACAGACCAGAGGGACTTTACATGGCTCTGAGGGTTGCTAGGAGAAGCGGTGTGGTCTCCAGTAGGAGTGTTATTGAGGGAATGGAGGCGTTCATTGATGAGACTTAA
- a CDS encoding sugar phosphate nucleotidyltransferase has product MKAVILAGGFGTRLRPISSTRPKPMVPVLGKPNLQYILEALEKVSEIDEVILSVHYMRGEIREFIQEKMQDYPKDIRFVNDPMPLETGGALKNVEDYVSDDFLVIYGDVFTNFNYSELIEAHKKNDGLITVALTKVYDPERFGVVITNEEGKIVEFEEKPRKPKTNLVDAGIYMVNKDVLKEIPKNKEVYFEREILPKFVSQGLVYGYKMPKEYYWVDLGTPDDLFYAHQIALDELAKENGYLILGENVEIPEDVEVQGPVYIDSNAKIGHRVKIKAYTYIGPNTIIEDKAYIKRSILLGNDIVKERAELKDTILGEGVVVGKNVIVKENAVVGDYAKIYDNLVIYGAKILPWKKVEEYEAYIRIKLDPAKVRPELTPDRCPLGLPECIYKKFKAIAGEKPPCDECIENQWLF; this is encoded by the coding sequence ATGAAAGCTGTGATTCTTGCAGGAGGTTTTGGAACTAGATTGAGGCCCATTTCATCAACGAGACCAAAGCCAATGGTCCCCGTCCTCGGAAAGCCCAACCTCCAGTACATTCTTGAAGCCCTCGAGAAGGTTAGCGAGATCGACGAGGTTATACTCTCAGTTCACTACATGAGGGGCGAGATTAGGGAGTTCATTCAGGAAAAGATGCAAGATTATCCTAAGGACATAAGGTTCGTTAACGATCCAATGCCCCTTGAGACTGGAGGAGCACTGAAAAACGTTGAGGATTACGTGAGCGATGACTTCTTGGTAATCTACGGTGACGTATTCACTAACTTCAACTACTCGGAGTTGATAGAGGCCCACAAGAAGAACGATGGGCTGATAACAGTTGCACTAACCAAGGTGTATGATCCAGAGAGATTCGGTGTTGTTATCACGAATGAAGAGGGTAAGATCGTGGAGTTCGAGGAGAAGCCCAGGAAGCCGAAGACCAACTTAGTTGATGCAGGAATTTACATGGTCAACAAGGACGTTCTGAAGGAGATACCAAAGAATAAGGAGGTCTACTTTGAGAGGGAAATTTTGCCAAAGTTCGTAAGTCAGGGCCTGGTTTACGGATACAAGATGCCAAAGGAGTACTACTGGGTTGACCTCGGAACCCCTGATGACCTGTTCTATGCTCACCAAATAGCTTTGGATGAGCTTGCCAAGGAGAATGGCTACCTAATCCTGGGGGAGAACGTTGAAATTCCAGAGGACGTTGAGGTTCAGGGGCCGGTGTATATCGACAGCAACGCGAAGATAGGGCACAGAGTTAAGATAAAGGCCTACACGTACATAGGGCCAAACACGATAATCGAGGACAAAGCATACATCAAGAGATCGATACTGCTCGGCAACGACATAGTGAAGGAGAGAGCCGAGCTGAAAGACACGATCCTGGGAGAAGGAGTTGTCGTGGGGAAGAACGTCATAGTCAAGGAAAACGCTGTTGTTGGAGACTACGCGAAGATCTACGATAACCTCGTTATCTACGGGGCCAAGATACTTCCATGGAAGAAAGTTGAAGAGTATGAAGCGTACATAAGGATTAAGCTCGACCCTGCAAAGGTGAGGCCAGAGCTAACGCCCGACAGGTGTCCTCTCGGCTTGCCAGAGTGTATCTACAAGAAGTTTAAGGCAATCGCCGGAGAGAAGCCTCCGTGCGATGAGTGTATAGAAAACCAGTGGCTCTTCTGA
- the aor gene encoding aldehyde ferredoxin oxidoreductase: protein MYGYWGKILRVNLSDGTIKEEKFDESFAKKWLGTRGFGIYYLLKEMDPKVDPFSPENKLIFATGPLTGTSAPTGGRYMVITKSPLTGYIAMANSGGYFGAELKFAGWDAIIVEGKADHPVYIYINEESVEIRDASHLWGKLVSETEEKLKEEVGDKNVQIASIGPAGENKVRFAAVMNNGHRAAGRGGVGAVMGSKNLKAIVVRGHKRVEVADKGKFMEVVREKIEKLKKDPVAGGGLPKYGTAVLVNIINENGLYPTRNFQTGVFKYAYEQSGEAMAAKYLVRNKPCFACPIGCGRVNKLPTLGVTEGPEYESTWALGANLGINDLAAIIEANHFADEYGMDTISLGGTLATAMELYERGLLKQEDIGGDNVPPFRFGNTEVLHYWIHKIATREGFGDVLAEGGYRLAEKFNGLEYFMGVKKQELPAYDPRGAEGHGLGYATNNRGGCHIKQYMISPEILGYPYKMDPHDISDEKVKMVILFQDLTALIDAAGLCLFTTFGLGADDYRDLLNAALGWDFSTEEYLKIGERIWNAERLFNLKAGLDPLKEDTLPKRLLEEPMPEGPHKGHVVRLKEMLPRYYKFRGWTEDGRIPEEKLKELGLEEFM from the coding sequence ATGTATGGGTATTGGGGCAAGATTCTAAGAGTAAACCTTTCTGATGGGACGATTAAGGAAGAGAAGTTCGACGAGAGCTTCGCTAAGAAATGGCTTGGTACGAGGGGCTTTGGGATCTACTACCTTCTCAAGGAGATGGATCCAAAGGTCGACCCCTTCAGTCCAGAGAACAAGCTTATATTTGCAACGGGCCCGCTAACGGGAACTTCCGCTCCAACGGGCGGAAGGTACATGGTGATAACCAAGAGTCCCCTGACAGGATATATAGCGATGGCAAACTCGGGCGGCTATTTTGGTGCTGAGCTTAAGTTCGCAGGGTGGGATGCCATAATTGTTGAGGGAAAGGCTGATCATCCAGTGTATATTTACATCAACGAGGAGAGCGTTGAGATAAGGGACGCCTCTCACCTCTGGGGCAAGCTAGTAAGTGAGACGGAAGAGAAGCTGAAGGAGGAAGTTGGAGATAAGAACGTTCAGATAGCCTCCATTGGACCGGCTGGAGAAAATAAGGTTAGGTTTGCGGCAGTGATGAACAACGGACACAGGGCCGCGGGAAGAGGTGGAGTTGGAGCGGTTATGGGAAGCAAGAATCTCAAGGCAATAGTAGTTAGGGGACACAAAAGAGTAGAGGTCGCTGACAAAGGGAAGTTCATGGAGGTAGTCAGGGAGAAGATCGAAAAGTTAAAGAAGGATCCCGTGGCCGGAGGAGGACTGCCTAAGTACGGAACTGCCGTTCTCGTGAACATTATCAACGAGAATGGACTCTATCCAACGAGAAACTTCCAGACTGGAGTGTTTAAATATGCTTATGAGCAGAGCGGTGAGGCAATGGCTGCCAAGTACTTGGTTAGGAACAAGCCCTGCTTTGCCTGTCCAATAGGCTGTGGAAGGGTCAACAAGTTGCCAACCCTAGGAGTTACCGAAGGACCGGAGTACGAGAGCACATGGGCTCTTGGTGCTAACCTTGGAATCAACGATTTAGCTGCGATAATCGAAGCTAATCACTTCGCCGATGAGTATGGAATGGACACGATAAGCCTCGGTGGAACCTTAGCGACGGCAATGGAGCTCTACGAGAGGGGTCTGCTCAAGCAGGAGGATATTGGAGGAGACAACGTTCCGCCCTTCAGGTTCGGCAACACCGAAGTGCTACACTACTGGATCCACAAGATAGCAACTAGGGAGGGCTTTGGCGATGTCCTTGCAGAGGGTGGTTATAGGTTAGCTGAAAAGTTCAACGGCCTCGAGTACTTCATGGGCGTTAAAAAGCAGGAACTTCCAGCCTATGATCCAAGGGGTGCCGAGGGCCACGGACTTGGTTACGCGACCAACAACAGGGGAGGCTGTCACATCAAGCAGTACATGATAAGCCCTGAGATCCTGGGTTACCCCTACAAGATGGATCCGCACGACATAAGCGACGAGAAGGTTAAGATGGTCATCCTGTTCCAAGATCTTACGGCGTTAATTGACGCCGCAGGCCTATGTCTGTTCACCACGTTTGGATTAGGTGCGGATGACTACAGGGATCTCCTAAATGCAGCGCTAGGCTGGGACTTCTCAACTGAGGAGTACCTCAAGATAGGAGAGAGGATATGGAATGCTGAGAGGCTGTTCAACCTCAAAGCTGGCCTTGACCCGCTCAAAGAGGATACATTGCCTAAGAGGCTCCTTGAAGAGCCAATGCCAGAAGGGCCGCATAAGGGACACGTGGTCAGGCTCAAGGAGATGCTACCAAGGTACTACAAGTTCAGAGGATGGACAGAAGACGGAAGAATTCCAGAGGAGAAGCTTAAGGAGCTTGGGCTTGAGGAGTTCATGTGA
- a CDS encoding RAD55 family ATPase, with amino-acid sequence MQLYSERVSTGVKGLDELIEGGLIPGRVYLVIGPPGSGKTTFGMQFLLEGARRGEKTAYISLIHKPEEVVKDMVRFDPSIYAYVNTWKLMLFDLGPILWRESTRVPTWRSVLSRIREIVEDEKITRLVIDPLTAIDFPQQDPVEKRVELAKFIRGLEDLGVTAYLIAEMIDLDRYSEEHYLVSGIIMLHYFMHEGRMIRAIQIFKMRGIKHDPNLKLLKFTDRGLVVYNKSPFEVEE; translated from the coding sequence ATGCAGTTATACTCAGAAAGAGTGTCAACTGGCGTTAAGGGGTTAGATGAACTAATAGAGGGTGGCTTAATCCCAGGAAGAGTTTATCTCGTAATTGGGCCTCCAGGAAGTGGAAAAACTACTTTTGGAATGCAATTTCTTCTTGAGGGGGCGAGAAGAGGGGAGAAAACGGCATACATCTCACTAATTCACAAGCCAGAAGAGGTCGTTAAGGATATGGTTAGGTTTGATCCCTCAATATACGCCTACGTGAATACTTGGAAGCTCATGTTATTTGACCTGGGCCCAATACTCTGGAGGGAATCTACAAGGGTTCCAACTTGGAGAAGTGTGCTTTCAAGGATAAGGGAGATTGTGGAGGATGAAAAAATTACCCGTCTAGTTATAGATCCACTAACGGCGATAGATTTCCCACAACAGGATCCCGTTGAGAAGAGGGTTGAGCTGGCAAAGTTCATTAGGGGACTTGAGGATCTTGGTGTTACCGCTTACCTGATAGCGGAGATGATAGATTTAGATAGATATTCTGAAGAGCACTACCTTGTTAGCGGAATAATAATGCTCCACTATTTCATGCATGAGGGGAGGATGATAAGGGCCATTCAAATATTCAAGATGAGAGGCATAAAACACGATCCAAACTTGAAACTCCTTAAGTTTACGGATAGAGGGCTAGTGGTTTACAATAAATCTCCCTTCGAGGTTGAGGAGTAA
- the cas2 gene encoding CRISPR-associated endonuclease Cas2: MYVVIVYDVAVERVNKVKKFLRRHLHWVQNSVFEGEVTLAEYERIKAGLLDIINKDEDSIIIYKLRSKPMRETLGVEKNPMEEVI; the protein is encoded by the coding sequence ATGTACGTGGTTATAGTATATGACGTGGCTGTTGAGCGGGTGAACAAGGTCAAGAAGTTTCTAAGACGGCACCTCCACTGGGTTCAGAACAGCGTTTTCGAGGGAGAAGTAACTTTAGCAGAGTATGAGAGGATAAAGGCGGGTCTTCTTGACATTATCAATAAAGATGAAGACTCGATAATTATTTACAAGCTTCGCTCTAAGCCAATGAGAGAAACTCTGGGAGTGGAAAAGAATCCGATGGAAGAGGTCATCTGA
- a CDS encoding CRISPR-associated endonuclease Cas3'': MSLDAFRGQTLERHVEVMLKAWDEVKARYIPSIIRALKAYNIELDEKKADRLMRALIILHDTGKGAQIYQDHLHKGINLEGFRHELVSAYYARELLRQVFDDRTSFIGALTVMLHHEPILMGQISILDRDELSPEAALDKLRKFDGVVPELEPFLKEMFEKHLGIEIKVPEADLNAILRTIVELSVRARHIPDSNRMRLLVGALLIPLVLCDYRGAEEREGETPKFAKVLEAEWFVG, encoded by the coding sequence ATGAGCCTAGATGCTTTCAGAGGCCAGACACTTGAAAGGCACGTGGAGGTCATGCTCAAAGCTTGGGATGAAGTTAAAGCCCGGTATATTCCATCCATAATCCGTGCTTTAAAAGCTTACAACATTGAGCTCGATGAAAAGAAAGCAGACAGACTCATGAGGGCCCTGATAATACTCCACGACACCGGGAAGGGAGCTCAAATTTACCAGGATCACCTCCATAAGGGAATCAACCTTGAAGGCTTCAGGCATGAACTTGTGAGCGCCTACTACGCTCGTGAACTCCTCAGGCAAGTCTTTGACGATAGAACTTCATTCATCGGTGCTCTTACTGTCATGCTCCACCACGAGCCAATACTCATGGGACAGATAAGCATCCTTGACAGGGATGAACTCTCCCCGGAGGCCGCCCTTGACAAGCTGAGGAAGTTTGACGGGGTCGTTCCGGAGCTTGAGCCCTTCCTCAAGGAAATGTTCGAGAAGCATCTCGGCATAGAAATTAAAGTGCCTGAGGCGGATTTGAATGCAATCCTGAGAACTATAGTCGAGCTCAGTGTTAGAGCAAGGCACATTCCAGATTCCAACAGAATGCGGCTCCTCGTTGGTGCCCTGCTGATACCGCTCGTTCTCTGCGACTATAGGGGAGCTGAAGAGAGGGAAGGGGAAACTCCAAAGTTCGCTAAGGTTCTGGAAGCGGAGTGGTTCGTGGGGTGA